One window of Microbacterium sp. Root61 genomic DNA carries:
- a CDS encoding helix-turn-helix domain-containing protein, which translates to MSRDGVSVRAADPRIGHGDSHLPGTGLGNGAIRHSDFVQPCDHNLAHRRVHLLAPSSAHPGQGRSPGYRVSADYRHSPRPGHPCFALETDILLRRVRVSWASERCEGNLITTSRRLQNSPAAESPRRPAVREVIPADRDTSVRFYLHDDPHPFARWNYHPEYELHLILASSGRYVVGDVVGSYGPGQLMLVGPNLPHRWIADREAGQVIPDAHAVLHFSEEWVRACQAAMPELRGLNPLLRRSARGLEFHGPSAVRGADAVHRVREASEGMERVVRVLELLRTLATAPGEDTRLLVRDWVPFSDDEDASALVSHAIEYILEHLRTGVHLHDAARRAAMSDSAFSRYFKLASGQTFTDMSRQLRLTQACRLLESTKEPIAWIATEVGYANLSNFNRQFLRAYGVTPRQYRRTAATSSP; encoded by the coding sequence ATGTCCCGCGACGGCGTGAGTGTCCGAGCCGCAGATCCCCGCATAGGTCACGGCGACTCGCACCTCCCCGGGACCGGGCTCGGGAACGGCGCTATCCGTCACAGTGACTTTGTCCAACCCTGCGACCACAACCTGGCGCATCGTCGTGTTCATCTTCTCGCTCCTTCGTCGGCCCATCCGGGGCAGGGACGCTCGCCGGGGTATCGGGTCTCAGCCGATTATCGGCATTCGCCGCGGCCGGGACATCCCTGCTTCGCGCTTGAAACCGATATTCTCTTGCGAAGAGTCCGCGTTTCATGGGCGTCAGAACGCTGCGAGGGGAATCTCATCACCACTTCTCGACGACTGCAGAATTCTCCTGCGGCCGAATCGCCACGGCGGCCCGCCGTCAGGGAGGTGATCCCGGCGGACCGGGACACCTCGGTTCGGTTCTACCTGCACGACGACCCACACCCCTTTGCTCGCTGGAACTATCACCCGGAGTACGAGCTGCACCTGATTCTCGCCTCGAGCGGCAGATACGTCGTCGGGGATGTGGTCGGTTCGTACGGTCCCGGGCAATTGATGCTCGTCGGGCCGAACCTGCCGCACCGGTGGATCGCTGATCGCGAGGCGGGGCAGGTGATCCCCGACGCGCACGCCGTGCTGCACTTCAGTGAGGAGTGGGTGCGTGCCTGCCAGGCCGCGATGCCGGAGCTGCGTGGCCTGAATCCACTCCTTCGACGCTCCGCGCGCGGTCTCGAGTTCCACGGACCTTCGGCAGTGCGCGGAGCCGACGCTGTGCACCGGGTCCGCGAGGCGTCCGAAGGCATGGAACGCGTGGTGCGAGTCCTCGAACTGCTCCGCACTCTGGCGACGGCACCCGGCGAGGACACCCGGCTACTGGTACGTGACTGGGTGCCGTTCTCGGACGACGAGGATGCGTCAGCGTTGGTGTCACACGCCATCGAGTACATCCTCGAGCACCTCAGGACCGGCGTACACCTGCACGACGCGGCCCGACGCGCGGCGATGAGCGACTCCGCCTTCTCTCGCTACTTCAAGCTCGCCAGCGGCCAGACTTTCACCGATATGTCCCGCCAACTCCGGCTGACTCAGGCGTGCCGCTTACTGGAGAGCACCAAGGAGCCGATCGCCTGGATCGCCACCGAGGTCGGCTACGCCAACCTGTCGAATTTCAACAGGCAGTTCCTGCGGGCCTACGGCGTGACCCCCCGGCAGTACCGCCGCACGGCGGCGACGTCGAGTCCCTGA
- a CDS encoding zinc-dependent alcohol dehydrogenase, with amino-acid sequence MTYAGICGSDTHAVAGHHPLLPPPYLPGHELLGVVEKTGPGVDPDLVGTRAVVKPNVECGTCVNCLAGRTNACQSLAWIGCDPSGALPGGMAPLVVAPARNIFPLPDQVSDADGVLVECLATPVHAARIAGDLGGARVMVIGAGTIGLFSVIAARRAGAGVIVVSDPEPSKRERALQFGADHAVDAFDPDFAEKTSAGLGGTADVVFDCVGIETSIRQAMSVLRRAGTLLIVGVPPRDGSVPLPLIQDWELRVQGCANYTAEDIETAIAIAAEGGLPGDQIVTGVYALEDASEAFAAAALGTAGKVVINPRA; translated from the coding sequence GTGACCTATGCGGGGATCTGCGGCTCGGACACTCACGCCGTCGCGGGACATCATCCCTTGCTACCGCCGCCCTACCTCCCGGGCCACGAGCTGCTCGGGGTGGTCGAGAAGACCGGCCCCGGTGTGGACCCGGATCTTGTCGGGACGCGCGCCGTCGTCAAGCCGAACGTAGAGTGCGGCACGTGTGTCAACTGCCTCGCAGGACGCACCAACGCGTGCCAGAGCCTGGCCTGGATCGGGTGCGACCCGTCCGGCGCCCTGCCCGGCGGAATGGCGCCGTTGGTCGTCGCGCCCGCGCGGAACATCTTCCCGCTGCCGGACCAGGTGAGTGACGCGGATGGCGTGCTCGTCGAATGCCTTGCCACTCCCGTCCACGCCGCCCGCATCGCGGGTGATCTCGGCGGCGCGCGGGTCATGGTCATCGGCGCCGGCACGATCGGTCTGTTCTCGGTGATCGCCGCGCGACGCGCGGGCGCCGGCGTGATCGTGGTCTCCGATCCGGAACCCAGCAAGCGCGAACGTGCGCTGCAGTTCGGCGCCGACCATGCCGTCGACGCCTTTGATCCCGACTTCGCGGAGAAGACGTCCGCCGGACTGGGCGGCACGGCTGACGTGGTGTTCGACTGCGTGGGGATCGAGACATCCATCCGCCAGGCGATGAGCGTCCTCCGTCGCGCCGGGACGCTGCTCATCGTCGGCGTGCCGCCGCGAGATGGCTCGGTACCGCTGCCGCTGATTCAGGACTGGGAATTGCGCGTGCAAGGCTGTGCGAACTACACCGCGGAAGATATCGAGACCGCGATCGCCATCGCCGCCGAAGGCGGCCTCCCGGGAGATCAGATCGTCACGGGCGTCTACGCGCTCGAGGATGCCTCCGAGGCCTTTGCCGCGGCGGCCCTCGGTACCGCCGGGAAGGTTGTCATCAACCCTCGCGCGTGA
- a CDS encoding FAD-dependent oxidoreductase has product MRLLNSRADITVIGGGMAGTCAAIAAARLGRTVNLINNRPMLGGNASSEIRVWVCGATAQGGQKFARESGIMGELWLENLFRNPDGNPFYWDQVVLDAVRAEPNITLWLNTDVNEVEMSEEETPRIVSVTGWQTGAETRVRFAGSVFIDATGDALVGFLSGADHRLGQEPRDEFDEEWAPEAGGDDSLGSTMLLYTKDVGHPVKFVPPSIAIDVTKTSIVTHRPISLDANGCTNWWIEYGGQMDVVHDNEKIRDELWGVVYGIWDYIKNSGKFDADSYTLEWAGSVPGKREYRRLVGDYILNQNDIMGQTEFADAVAFGGWSIDLHAPGGVYHAGAPAKNLFGSGTYDIPYRSLYSRNVPNLMMAGRDISASHVAFGSIRVMATCAIVGEAAGTGAALAVERDLTPREVGEVAFADLRRTLLRQDASLLGAIWDDTRDLALTATASASTTLRTLSYDGDDAEPHALAVGDVALVVPAEPRVAGLSLLVGAATATTVAVELWETAGGQNYLPAIPVAAAEVPVEAGRHWVPLPLEHTPSGPRNVVLVVRKAAGLSLFTGGSRSAYGVLGLVEREPRVLRTDGLPQANSWDADPLRRRGVHLRIEHATDAYRAGKVIGGYARPFDGPQMWSSEPMSDGREEWVQLDWPETHLIGRVDAIFNDDVDEHLNNLHRDPKPFDVFPELVRDYRIEVRVDDVWQAIVDVEDNRHRHRVHALTEPLRGDALRLVIVRTNGSDTALVSSLRVFEAV; this is encoded by the coding sequence ATGCGCTTGCTCAACTCTCGTGCTGACATCACCGTGATCGGAGGCGGGATGGCGGGCACGTGCGCCGCCATCGCAGCCGCGCGTCTCGGCCGAACAGTGAACCTCATCAACAACCGGCCCATGCTCGGCGGCAATGCCAGCAGCGAGATCCGCGTGTGGGTCTGCGGCGCGACTGCCCAAGGCGGTCAGAAGTTCGCTCGCGAGAGCGGGATCATGGGCGAACTGTGGCTCGAGAACCTGTTCCGCAACCCCGACGGGAATCCCTTCTACTGGGATCAGGTGGTCCTCGACGCGGTTCGCGCCGAGCCCAACATCACCCTCTGGCTCAACACCGACGTCAATGAGGTGGAGATGTCCGAGGAGGAGACTCCGCGGATCGTGTCGGTCACCGGATGGCAGACGGGTGCCGAGACGCGGGTCCGCTTCGCCGGTTCGGTGTTCATAGACGCCACCGGCGACGCCCTCGTGGGCTTCCTGTCCGGCGCCGACCACCGCCTCGGACAAGAACCCCGGGACGAGTTCGACGAGGAGTGGGCACCGGAGGCCGGCGGCGACGATTCGCTGGGCAGCACCATGCTGCTCTACACGAAGGACGTCGGTCACCCCGTGAAGTTCGTGCCGCCCTCGATCGCGATCGACGTCACGAAGACCTCGATCGTGACGCATCGCCCGATCAGTCTCGATGCCAACGGCTGCACCAACTGGTGGATCGAGTACGGCGGGCAGATGGACGTCGTCCACGACAACGAGAAGATTCGCGACGAGCTCTGGGGCGTCGTCTACGGGATCTGGGACTACATCAAGAACTCGGGGAAGTTCGACGCCGACAGCTACACCCTCGAATGGGCGGGATCGGTTCCGGGCAAGCGGGAGTACCGCCGTCTGGTGGGCGATTACATCCTCAACCAGAACGACATCATGGGTCAGACGGAATTCGCGGACGCGGTCGCCTTCGGCGGCTGGTCGATCGACCTGCACGCACCAGGAGGGGTTTACCACGCGGGCGCTCCGGCGAAGAACCTGTTCGGCTCCGGCACCTACGACATCCCGTACCGCAGCCTCTACTCGCGGAACGTCCCGAACCTCATGATGGCCGGGCGCGACATCTCCGCCTCGCACGTCGCCTTCGGATCGATCCGGGTGATGGCGACCTGCGCCATCGTCGGCGAAGCGGCCGGCACGGGTGCCGCGCTCGCGGTCGAGCGCGATCTCACCCCGCGCGAAGTGGGCGAGGTCGCGTTCGCGGACCTGCGGCGCACCCTGCTGCGACAGGATGCCTCGCTCCTCGGCGCGATCTGGGATGACACGCGCGACCTCGCCCTCACGGCGACGGCGTCGGCCTCCACGACCCTCCGAACGCTCTCCTACGACGGCGACGATGCAGAGCCCCACGCACTCGCCGTCGGCGACGTCGCGCTCGTCGTACCCGCAGAACCTCGCGTCGCGGGGCTGTCCCTGCTGGTCGGCGCCGCGACGGCCACGACCGTCGCGGTGGAGCTCTGGGAGACGGCAGGTGGGCAGAACTACCTGCCGGCCATTCCGGTGGCGGCTGCGGAGGTTCCGGTGGAGGCCGGTCGGCACTGGGTGCCGCTTCCGCTGGAGCACACCCCCTCGGGCCCGCGCAACGTCGTACTGGTGGTGCGGAAAGCGGCGGGGCTCAGCCTGTTCACGGGTGGTTCCCGGAGCGCGTACGGCGTCCTCGGACTCGTCGAGCGCGAACCTCGCGTCCTCCGCACCGACGGACTGCCGCAGGCGAATTCCTGGGATGCCGATCCGCTGCGTCGCCGCGGCGTGCACCTGCGCATCGAGCACGCCACCGACGCCTACCGCGCGGGCAAGGTGATCGGCGGATACGCAAGGCCTTTCGACGGTCCGCAGATGTGGTCGTCCGAACCGATGTCGGACGGACGCGAGGAGTGGGTGCAGCTCGACTGGCCCGAGACCCACCTCATCGGGCGTGTCGATGCGATCTTCAACGACGACGTCGACGAGCACCTGAACAATCTCCACCGCGACCCCAAGCCGTTCGATGTCTTCCCGGAGCTCGTCCGCGACTACCGGATCGAGGTTCGGGTGGACGACGTCTGGCAGGCGATCGTCGACGTCGAGGACAATCGCCATCGCCACCGCGTGCACGCGCTGACCGAGCCGCTCCGGGGCGACGCTCTGCGGTTGGTCATCGTTCGCACGAACGGGTCCGATACCGCCCTCGTGTCATCCCTTCGCGTCTTCGAAGCCGTTTGA
- a CDS encoding LacI family DNA-binding transcriptional regulator has product MPQAPHHATMRDVAALAGVGVKTVSRVLNGEPNVSVETGERVRRAAANLNYELNVYAGGLRRMGARTNAIGLMLESVDNPFSAAIHRGVESVMRKHSIIVLAQSFEEDPDRERTVVKEFLRRRVDGVILTTVSRDQAYLSAEAARGTAIVFVDRPAVSVAFDSVVSRNYDGAVAATRHLLEHGHRRLAYVGSDQRIWTLRERRRGFFAELDAWGVSRSEARDITGVRGEEGARKVVHRMLDDAEPPTAIFAAHNRMVVGTLRALHERNAQHEIAMVGFDDVALLDLLEPGVTVVAQDPHRMGELAAERLLARMAQTPLELATLTVPTKLIQRGSGEIPGPYIGEAATPPPRRS; this is encoded by the coding sequence GTGCCCCAGGCACCGCATCACGCGACGATGCGAGACGTCGCGGCGCTGGCCGGCGTCGGTGTGAAGACGGTCTCCAGAGTCCTCAACGGTGAACCAAATGTCTCGGTCGAGACGGGTGAGCGCGTCAGGCGCGCCGCGGCCAACCTCAACTATGAGCTGAACGTCTACGCCGGCGGCCTTCGGCGGATGGGGGCCCGTACCAACGCGATCGGGCTGATGCTCGAGAGCGTCGACAATCCCTTCTCCGCGGCGATCCATCGCGGCGTCGAGTCCGTCATGCGGAAGCACTCGATCATCGTTCTGGCTCAAAGTTTCGAGGAGGACCCTGACCGTGAGCGAACCGTGGTCAAGGAGTTTCTGCGCCGCCGCGTCGACGGGGTCATCCTGACCACCGTCTCGCGCGATCAGGCGTACCTCTCCGCCGAAGCAGCGAGGGGGACGGCGATCGTCTTCGTCGACCGACCGGCTGTGTCAGTCGCATTCGACTCGGTGGTCTCTCGAAACTACGACGGCGCCGTCGCGGCGACGCGCCATCTGCTCGAGCACGGTCACCGCAGACTCGCCTACGTCGGCAGCGATCAGCGGATCTGGACCCTCCGTGAGAGGCGACGCGGTTTTTTCGCCGAGCTGGATGCGTGGGGCGTCTCGCGATCCGAGGCGCGCGACATCACCGGGGTGCGCGGAGAGGAGGGTGCGAGAAAGGTGGTGCACCGCATGCTCGATGATGCCGAGCCACCCACCGCGATCTTCGCGGCGCACAACCGCATGGTCGTCGGCACGCTCCGCGCTCTCCACGAACGCAATGCCCAGCACGAGATCGCGATGGTCGGGTTCGATGACGTCGCACTGCTCGACCTGCTCGAGCCCGGTGTGACGGTCGTCGCGCAAGACCCGCACCGGATGGGCGAGCTGGCCGCCGAGCGCCTCCTCGCACGGATGGCGCAGACCCCGCTCGAGTTGGCGACACTCACTGTGCCGACGAAGCTCATCCAACGCGGTTCCGGGGAGATCCCCGGGCCGTACATCGGCGAAGCGGCAACGCCGCCGCCGCGCCGGTCGTAG
- a CDS encoding carbohydrate kinase family protein: MRISEAPGRDSVPGSVVVVGESLVDVVVDVDRTERRMPGGSPMNVAVGLARLGMPTTLLTTFGDDDDGRFIAGHLSSAGVSVAGGSMTPGTRTSTARARLARDGSASYEFDLRWDIPPGRGLPAEAVALHTGSLATVIAPGAGRVLELFEQAGSGVLRSFDPNARPAITPDRATALESVERFGRHADILKLSDEDAAWLLPGADHRDVADWALGLGVGLFAMTRGADGCVLTTARHRVEQPGIRTRVVDTIGAGDAFTSALIAGATRWGLAQSLAAGALEADEAEALATLAQRAASATVARAGAQPPTWAEVVDQGSGSDADVGHRASSMS, encoded by the coding sequence ATGCGCATTTCGGAAGCACCTGGGCGCGACAGCGTGCCGGGATCCGTCGTCGTCGTCGGTGAGTCTCTCGTCGACGTCGTCGTCGACGTCGACCGCACGGAACGCCGCATGCCCGGCGGCAGTCCGATGAACGTCGCCGTCGGCTTGGCGCGGTTGGGCATGCCCACGACGTTGCTCACCACGTTCGGGGACGACGACGACGGTCGGTTCATCGCCGGGCACCTCTCCTCCGCGGGCGTATCCGTCGCGGGGGGTTCCATGACTCCCGGAACGCGAACGTCGACCGCGAGAGCGCGGCTGGCGCGCGATGGCTCTGCATCGTACGAATTCGACCTGCGCTGGGACATTCCTCCCGGTCGCGGCCTCCCCGCGGAAGCCGTCGCGTTGCACACGGGGTCACTCGCCACGGTGATCGCCCCGGGCGCGGGGCGCGTGCTCGAACTGTTCGAACAGGCAGGCTCCGGCGTGCTCCGTTCTTTCGATCCGAACGCCAGGCCCGCGATCACGCCCGATCGTGCGACGGCGCTGGAGAGTGTGGAACGATTCGGTCGCCATGCGGACATCCTCAAACTGTCCGACGAGGACGCCGCGTGGCTGCTTCCCGGCGCGGATCATCGGGATGTCGCCGACTGGGCGCTCGGTCTCGGAGTGGGACTGTTCGCCATGACTCGAGGCGCCGATGGGTGCGTGCTCACCACTGCGCGCCACCGGGTGGAACAACCAGGAATCCGCACTCGAGTGGTCGACACCATCGGCGCCGGCGACGCGTTCACCTCAGCTCTCATCGCGGGGGCGACGCGCTGGGGGTTGGCGCAGTCCCTCGCCGCCGGGGCACTAGAGGCAGACGAAGCCGAAGCCCTCGCCACCCTTGCCCAGCGCGCTGCTTCGGCGACTGTCGCCCGAGCGGGAGCTCAGCCACCGACCTGGGCCGAGGTCGTAGATCAGGGATCAGGTTCTGATGCTGATGTCGGTCATCGGGCAAGCTCAATGTCGTAG
- a CDS encoding mannitol dehydrogenase family protein translates to MEQLSKKSIGALPHSVGVAQYLGDSLKVGIVHFGVGNFHRSHQAMYVDRLLNMGLAHEWAICGVGLLERDARMRDVLARQDGLYSLALRQPDGSSDFAVIGSIREYIYAPEDPAGLLARLVSPETRIVSLTVTEGGYVSDSTTGRVPEADPLVVEEVANGLTSPRTAFGWVVAALRERRARGIEPFTVLSCDNIQGNGRVARESVAGVARLVDPDLADWIVSSVAFPSTMVDRITPATTQADIDRVATELGVQDDWPVASEPFVQWVIEDNFPGGRPPLEKAGVLLVSDIDAYEAIKLRLLNASHQAVAYIGQLMGYEYVHEAVGDPLIAAYLRAYMEQEAVPTLQVPTGFDIAAYIDDLFVRFGNPHVRDLLARLSVDASNRIPKFFLPVLIDRVESGEPCLVGVSILATWRAWCRAAGAGRFTMDDVAADQLIAAAVRSPKEFLTRIPTLRRFLDSQDFVDAFAHAAEVLEQEGPAGLLPADAVRE, encoded by the coding sequence GTGGAACAGCTCAGCAAGAAGTCGATCGGTGCACTTCCCCACTCTGTCGGCGTAGCGCAATACCTCGGCGACAGCCTCAAGGTGGGGATCGTGCACTTCGGCGTGGGCAATTTCCACCGATCGCATCAGGCAATGTACGTCGACCGCCTCCTGAACATGGGGCTCGCTCACGAGTGGGCGATCTGCGGGGTCGGGCTGCTCGAACGGGACGCGAGGATGCGCGATGTGCTCGCCCGTCAGGACGGGCTGTACTCCCTCGCGCTCCGGCAGCCGGATGGATCGAGCGACTTCGCGGTCATCGGTTCTATCCGGGAATACATCTACGCACCTGAGGACCCCGCAGGTCTGCTCGCCCGACTCGTCTCACCGGAGACGCGGATCGTTTCGCTCACCGTGACCGAGGGTGGGTACGTCTCCGACTCGACGACGGGGCGGGTGCCGGAGGCGGACCCCCTCGTCGTCGAGGAGGTCGCGAACGGCCTGACCTCCCCGCGCACAGCGTTCGGGTGGGTCGTCGCCGCGCTCCGTGAGCGAAGGGCTCGAGGTATCGAGCCCTTCACGGTGCTCTCGTGCGACAACATCCAGGGAAACGGGCGCGTGGCCCGGGAGAGCGTGGCGGGTGTCGCGCGGTTGGTCGACCCAGACCTCGCTGACTGGATCGTGTCCTCGGTCGCGTTTCCCTCGACGATGGTCGACCGGATCACACCCGCAACCACTCAAGCGGACATCGACCGCGTCGCGACCGAACTCGGAGTGCAAGACGACTGGCCCGTCGCGAGCGAGCCGTTCGTCCAATGGGTGATCGAGGACAACTTTCCGGGCGGTCGTCCGCCGCTCGAGAAGGCCGGCGTGCTGCTGGTCTCCGACATCGATGCGTACGAGGCCATCAAGCTCCGACTGCTCAATGCATCGCATCAGGCGGTGGCCTACATCGGCCAGCTGATGGGGTACGAGTACGTGCACGAGGCGGTGGGCGACCCGCTGATCGCCGCTTACTTGCGCGCGTACATGGAACAAGAGGCCGTTCCGACCCTTCAGGTGCCGACGGGGTTCGATATCGCTGCCTACATCGACGACTTGTTCGTTCGTTTCGGCAACCCTCACGTGCGCGATCTCCTCGCGCGTTTGTCCGTCGACGCATCGAACCGCATCCCCAAGTTCTTCCTTCCCGTGCTGATCGACCGCGTCGAATCGGGTGAACCGTGCCTCGTCGGGGTGTCGATCCTCGCCACCTGGCGGGCGTGGTGTCGAGCAGCCGGTGCCGGGCGATTCACCATGGACGACGTCGCCGCCGATCAGCTCATCGCCGCGGCCGTCCGGTCCCCGAAGGAGTTCCTCACGCGCATCCCCACGCTGCGCCGATTCTTGGACTCGCAGGATTTCGTCGACGCGTTCGCGCACGCCGCCGAGGTCCTCGAGCAGGAGGGCCCGGCCGGGCTTCTTCCCGCTGACGCCGTGCGGGAGTAG
- a CDS encoding DUF6385 domain-containing protein — protein MQTTNTSVLTRRVRISDEYATLPYEAGWAIEGVFFIQAEGEHPDLTITAEVSPDGINWRMRAQATLAAAESLVDLPIDRFGNWLRLRVTGATPEATARVLVHLNLKG, from the coding sequence ATGCAAACGACCAACACTTCCGTCCTCACCCGTCGGGTGCGGATCTCCGACGAGTACGCCACCCTCCCTTACGAAGCGGGATGGGCGATCGAGGGCGTCTTCTTCATCCAGGCCGAGGGCGAGCACCCCGACTTGACCATCACCGCCGAGGTCTCGCCTGACGGCATCAACTGGCGGATGCGTGCCCAGGCGACGCTCGCTGCAGCGGAGTCCCTCGTCGATCTGCCCATTGATCGCTTCGGCAATTGGCTGCGGTTGCGCGTCACCGGCGCCACTCCCGAAGCAACGGCGCGTGTGCTTGTTCACCTGAATCTGAAGGGCTGA
- a CDS encoding DUF6772 family protein, with protein sequence MQKFLSYERGLGRFKPLANVICYDDFDNGFNGWLDLTPNYVEENYESFDSVVDLSSWAPNQLSSASMRFASSHGSMDGTYSLKVSTAPTGGPHTEPPRDGSMGHAIKRLSRYGNPKLIQIEAWYSYTPVQDREGKGEEDIRAIGFFFDVQDSEYRYMPGVRYVNSLGGKLVKKWQYYQVAEGVTPEDWNFGVKDGWCVPGVDNQWYGRRFEDGSADGYQWVPGGEQDLVYNESPDKINWMYFRLTVDIEKREYVELQSGDHVMDMRGIKPTLTEGYASIDNLINPIFFIETDSERSVNLYLDSVVYSTE encoded by the coding sequence ATGCAGAAGTTCCTGTCGTATGAGCGCGGACTAGGGCGGTTCAAGCCTCTCGCGAATGTCATTTGCTACGACGATTTCGACAATGGCTTCAACGGCTGGCTGGACCTCACCCCCAACTACGTCGAGGAGAACTACGAGTCGTTCGACTCCGTCGTCGACCTTTCCAGCTGGGCGCCGAACCAGCTGAGCTCGGCCTCGATGCGCTTCGCGTCGTCGCATGGCTCGATGGATGGCACCTACTCGCTGAAGGTCTCGACCGCACCCACCGGCGGTCCGCACACCGAGCCGCCGCGCGACGGCTCCATGGGGCACGCGATCAAGCGTCTCTCCCGTTACGGCAACCCCAAGCTGATCCAGATCGAGGCCTGGTACTCCTACACCCCGGTCCAGGACCGCGAGGGCAAGGGCGAGGAGGACATCCGCGCGATCGGCTTCTTCTTCGACGTACAGGACTCCGAGTACCGGTACATGCCGGGCGTGCGCTACGTGAACTCCCTCGGCGGCAAGCTCGTGAAGAAGTGGCAGTACTACCAGGTCGCCGAAGGCGTCACGCCCGAGGACTGGAACTTCGGCGTGAAGGACGGTTGGTGCGTTCCCGGCGTCGACAACCAGTGGTACGGACGCCGCTTCGAGGATGGCTCGGCAGACGGCTACCAGTGGGTGCCGGGCGGTGAGCAGGACCTCGTCTACAACGAGAGCCCCGACAAGATCAACTGGATGTACTTCCGGCTCACCGTCGACATCGAGAAGCGCGAGTACGTCGAACTGCAGAGCGGCGATCATGTCATGGACATGCGCGGCATCAAGCCCACTCTCACAGAGGGCTACGCGTCCATCGACAACCTCATCAACCCCATCTTCTTCATCGAGACGGACTCCGAGCGCTCGGTGAACCTCTACCTCGACTCGGTCGTGTACTCCACCGAGTGA